Proteins encoded together in one Telopea speciosissima isolate NSW1024214 ecotype Mountain lineage chromosome 4, Tspe_v1, whole genome shotgun sequence window:
- the LOC122659277 gene encoding basic proline-rich protein-like: protein PPPPPPPPPPPTPPPPPPPPPPPPPPPPPPPPPPPNPPPPPTPPPTPTPPPPPPPPPPPPPPPPPPPPPPPPPPPPKQPPPPPHPPPPPPPPPPPPPPHPPPPPPPPTPPHPPPPPPPPPPPPPPPPPPPPPPPPPPPPPPPPPEPPPPPPPPPPPPPPPPPPPPPPPPPTPPPPPPKQTQKRIPPPKLSPLPPPPPSPPPPPRTPPPPPPPPPPPPPPPNPPPPPLKNIPPPPPPPPPPTRRAPPPPSPPHPPPPPPPPPPQKPPPPPPPPPPPPPPPPPPPPPPPPPPPPPPPPPPPPPPPPPPPPPPPPPPPPPPPPPPPPPPPPPPPPPPPPPPPPPPPPPRAAKPPPPPPPPTPPTPPPPPSPTPPPPPPPKTAPNPTPPQKAHPRNLTPPPPPPPPPPPPPPLPPPPPPPPPPPPPPPPRPPPPPPPPPPPSPPPPGGPPPPPPPPPPPPPNPPPPPPPPPPPPPPPENPPPPPPNSPTPPPPPPPPPPPPPGPPPPPPPPPPPPPPPPPPPPPPPPPPPPPPPPPPPPPPPSPPPPPPPPPPPPPPPPPPHIVL from the exons ccccccccccccccccccccccccccccccccaacaccccccccccccccccccccccccccccccccccccccccccccccccccccccccccccccccccccaaacccacccccccccccaacccccccccccacccccacccccccccccccccccccccccccccccccccccccccccccccccccccccccacccccccccccccccccccccccccccccaaagcaacctccaccccccccccaccccccccccccccccccccccccccccccccccccccccccccacccccccccccccccccccccccccacacccccacaccccccccccccccccccccccccccccccccccccccccccccccccccccccccccccccccccccccccccccccccccccccccccccccccccccgagccccccccccccccccccccccccccccccccccccccccccccccccccccccccccccccccccccccccccaacgcccccccccccccccccaaaacaaacccaaaaaagaatccccccccccaagctttccccactcccccccccccccccctccccccccccccctccgcgaacacccccccccccccccccccctccccccccccccc cccctccccccaaccccccccctccccccctcaaaaatatacccccccccccccccccccccccgccccccacAAGGagggcccccccccccccctcccccccccaccccccccccccccccccccccccccccccccaaaaacccccccccccccccccccccccccccccccccccccccccccccccccccccccccccccccccccccccccccccccccccccccccccccccccccccccccccccccccccccccccccccccccccccccccccccccccccccccccccg cccccccccccccccccccccccccccccccctcccccccccccccccccccctccccccccccc accccccccccccccccccccccgggcggcgaaacccccccccccccccccccccccaaccccccccacccccccacccccgccctctcccaccccccccccccccccccccccaaaaaccgcccccaaccccacccccccccaaaaagccCACCCCCGAaacctcaccccccccccccccccccccccccccccccccccccccccccccctccccccccccccccccccccccccccctccccccccccccccccccccccgcccccccccccccccccccccccccccccccccctcccctccccccccggggggccccccccccccccccccccccccccccccccccccccccaaccccccccccccccccc cccctccccccccccccccacccccccccgaaaacccccccccccccccccccaactccccaacccccccccccccccccccccctccccccccccccccccccggcccccccccccccccccccccccccccccccccccccccccc tccacccccccccccccccccccccccccccccccccccccccccccccccccccccccccccccctccccccccctcccccccccccccccccccccccccccccccccccccccccccccccccccccccccacattgTCTTGTGa